The following are encoded together in the Thalassomonas haliotis genome:
- a CDS encoding N-acetyltransferase, whose translation MSKIEFVSFNQVEPEDLLPIVNEPMLRKHLVDHPIFDSVSIKEWMDGKIKTGSIPGCRVRAVFIGGILAGWCGIQPDDNGFEIAIVISKSFWGFGISIFSSLMCWAKALGHKEIMFHLLETRPEYKALKSKATKVQKTELLGRNFTTYFISVDKWYAE comes from the coding sequence ATGAGTAAAATTGAATTTGTAAGTTTCAATCAGGTAGAGCCAGAGGATTTATTGCCTATTGTTAATGAGCCGATGTTGAGAAAACACCTGGTTGATCATCCCATTTTTGATTCTGTCAGCATCAAAGAATGGATGGACGGGAAGATTAAAACAGGATCTATACCGGGTTGTCGTGTTCGGGCAGTATTCATAGGCGGGATACTTGCTGGCTGGTGTGGCATTCAGCCGGACGATAATGGTTTTGAAATTGCAATTGTTATCTCCAAGTCGTTTTGGGGTTTTGGTATATCAATATTCAGCTCCTTGATGTGCTGGGCCAAAGCCTTGGGACATAAGGAAATAATGTTTCATTTACTTGAAACTCGCCCTGAATATAAGGCCTTAAAAAGCAAGGCCACTAAAGTTCAAAAAACAGAACTTTTGGGTCGAAACTTTACGACTTACTTTATATCGGTAGATAAATGGTATGCAGAGTAA
- a CDS encoding GNAT family N-acetyltransferase produces MFEVVEKVVDVDNFIRLRNITGLTPRPREAAVKALPNSLYGVHIKHESQVVAMGRIVGDGALNYDIVDIAVQPEFQGQGLGREIMQHIMDYLDRQAPKGAYICLMADVPALYEKFGFRLSRPRSEGMFIVK; encoded by the coding sequence ATGTTCGAAGTAGTTGAAAAAGTAGTTGATGTCGATAATTTTATTCGCCTGAGGAATATAACCGGGTTAACTCCCAGGCCCAGGGAAGCGGCGGTAAAAGCCTTGCCCAACAGTCTTTACGGCGTGCATATAAAGCACGAAAGCCAGGTAGTTGCCATGGGGCGTATCGTCGGTGACGGCGCGTTAAATTACGATATTGTCGATATTGCCGTGCAACCTGAATTCCAGGGACAGGGGTTAGGCCGGGAAATCATGCAGCATATTATGGATTATTTAGACCGGCAAGCACCAAAAGGCGCATACATTTGTTTGATGGCGGATGTGCCGGCGCTTTATGAAAAATTTGGCTTCAGGCTTTCCCGGCCGCGCAGCGAAGGCATGTTTATTGTCAAATAA
- a CDS encoding SymE family type I addiction module toxin, translating to MAESNHRSEPSPAKVKYPATRQLTVLETICENAAKTRGVGLNYVPVTLEPYMVLRGKCLTQAGFTVGDKVTVTVHQDKLMITPAPTSPE from the coding sequence ATGGCTGAATCTAATCATAGATCAGAGCCAAGCCCGGCAAAAGTAAAATATCCCGCAACCCGCCAACTTACTGTTTTAGAAACCATATGTGAGAACGCCGCCAAAACCCGCGGGGTTGGCCTTAATTATGTGCCGGTAACCTTAGAGCCTTATATGGTATTAAGAGGCAAATGTCTCACGCAGGCCGGTTTCACTGTAGGGGATAAGGTAACGGTTACTGTTCATCAAGATAAATTGATGATAACGCCAGCCCCAACTTCCCCCGAATAG
- a CDS encoding dipeptidase, whose amino-acid sequence MKTTDNTGNSRRKFLKNLAVASVGASGLLSATSGFAHAANVAAAIKSSNRKIRDWLIIDGLGAIYDPNFDYAANPDVDPYLITERAKRDIRASGLTVLRQTTGAVKASYPGDNTLETAISNISWVHEWIYRNSDFLTLIKSADDILAAKKNNQVGVTLGFQNSHVLGKNVEMVDVFRALGVLTMQLTYNGQNQLGGGANVNEKIKLTDFGHKAVEKMNDSKVIIDLSHAGRQTCLDAIKASKSPLTISHSGCRALADFPRNKTDQEMKLLADNGGLFGLYFMPFLAADSNATGSHLVAHIEHALNICGEDHVSFGTDGTYVGIDDMEKHRENTAKFTQRRLDSGTAAAGEKIGNVNLLPDLAGPEQFLRIADMLSSRGHKEATIEKIFGRNSMRLMQEVWG is encoded by the coding sequence ATGAAAACAACTGATAACACCGGCAATTCGCGAAGAAAGTTTCTGAAAAACCTAGCGGTAGCATCAGTAGGAGCAAGCGGGCTGCTGAGTGCGACTTCTGGTTTTGCTCATGCTGCTAATGTCGCCGCGGCGATAAAAAGTTCAAACCGTAAAATACGGGACTGGTTAATCATTGATGGCTTAGGCGCAATATATGATCCAAATTTCGATTATGCAGCCAATCCCGATGTCGATCCCTACTTGATCACTGAGCGGGCTAAACGCGACATCAGAGCGTCCGGTTTAACCGTCCTCAGGCAAACGACCGGCGCTGTAAAAGCTTCTTATCCAGGCGATAACACCCTTGAAACGGCCATTTCCAATATCAGTTGGGTGCATGAATGGATTTACCGGAACAGTGATTTCCTGACATTGATAAAAAGCGCTGACGATATATTGGCAGCCAAGAAAAACAACCAAGTAGGGGTAACGTTAGGGTTTCAGAATTCGCACGTTCTGGGCAAAAATGTTGAAATGGTTGATGTCTTTAGAGCGCTTGGCGTGTTGACCATGCAGCTGACCTATAATGGCCAGAACCAGTTAGGGGGCGGGGCAAACGTCAATGAAAAAATAAAGCTGACTGACTTCGGACACAAAGCTGTTGAGAAAATGAATGACAGCAAAGTCATCATTGATTTGAGCCATGCCGGTCGCCAAACTTGTTTGGATGCCATAAAAGCCAGTAAATCACCGTTAACCATTAGTCACAGCGGTTGTCGTGCCTTGGCAGACTTTCCCAGAAATAAAACTGACCAGGAGATGAAGTTATTGGCAGATAACGGCGGGCTTTTTGGCCTTTATTTTATGCCGTTTTTAGCGGCTGACAGCAATGCCACCGGCAGCCATTTAGTGGCTCATATTGAACACGCGTTAAATATTTGTGGTGAAGATCATGTGTCATTTGGTACTGACGGCACTTATGTCGGCATAGATGACATGGAAAAGCACCGCGAAAATACGGCAAAGTTCACGCAAAGAAGACTCGACTCGGGTACCGCCGCTGCCGGTGAAAAAATTGGCAATGTTAACCTGTTGCCGGATCTGGCCGGGCCTGAGCAATTTCTTCGCATCGCGGATATGTTATCAAGCCGCGGCCATAAGGAAGCAACCATAGAGAAAATATTTGGCCGCAATTCCATGCGGCTGATGCAAGAGGTGTGGGGATAA
- a CDS encoding aspartyl protease family protein, whose product MFKKILINLAAVIAFSLSLGGCDTLNSIRMMQINSDAEPVWTGKERIKLKSVFLAEKPYVYATVDGEELLFLLDTGASFFILMDTPKVQKLGLNRDFDLSLGGWGEQEDSKAFKTDIGRIDLGGVHFNKMKAAVIPVSKSHYYLRDDEAIDDGVIGHDIMKHFTWEIDAANNEIYISQAKYQPEANARYFELHEFFNKISIKGDLAFNQEDVAEDAEFIIDTGSRHYAKLSAAYPENNEIKIASSRVRAADFGLSGKVEHDRVILPSLKLGGINIDKVKVNLIPGDDEDDWWVLGNALMNQFKTVIDYKHQAFYLVPQQKFVTDHNLFGLELRKIRSGEFVIRYVFPQLPASKLDLEVGDLVTKINSKNSSDISLSQYNDIASEIGTHQICIQRQNQCFTIEAKHIEGYSNL is encoded by the coding sequence ATGTTTAAAAAAATATTAATAAATCTAGCTGCTGTGATTGCCTTTAGTTTGAGTTTAGGCGGCTGCGATACCCTCAACTCTATCCGCATGATGCAAATAAATTCAGACGCCGAGCCGGTATGGACCGGTAAAGAACGCATTAAGTTAAAGTCAGTATTCTTGGCCGAGAAGCCCTATGTTTATGCCACTGTCGACGGTGAAGAATTGCTGTTTTTGCTTGATACCGGCGCAAGCTTTTTTATTTTAATGGATACGCCAAAAGTACAAAAACTCGGCTTAAATCGCGACTTTGATTTATCTTTGGGGGGATGGGGCGAGCAAGAGGATAGCAAAGCGTTTAAAACGGATATTGGCCGCATCGATCTCGGTGGTGTGCATTTCAACAAGATGAAGGCCGCCGTTATTCCTGTCTCCAAAAGCCACTACTATTTGCGTGACGACGAGGCTATTGATGACGGCGTTATCGGCCACGATATCATGAAACATTTTACCTGGGAGATAGATGCCGCCAATAATGAAATTTATATTTCTCAAGCCAAATATCAACCTGAAGCAAACGCCCGGTATTTTGAATTGCATGAGTTCTTTAACAAAATTAGTATCAAAGGCGACTTGGCATTTAATCAGGAAGATGTTGCAGAAGATGCTGAATTCATCATTGATACCGGCAGCCGTCACTACGCTAAACTCAGCGCTGCATACCCGGAAAACAATGAGATTAAAATAGCGTCAAGCCGCGTGCGTGCCGCGGATTTTGGTTTAAGCGGCAAAGTGGAACATGACCGGGTTATTCTACCTTCGTTGAAGCTGGGCGGTATTAACATAGACAAGGTTAAAGTTAACTTAATTCCGGGTGACGATGAGGATGACTGGTGGGTGTTAGGTAATGCGCTGATGAATCAATTTAAAACCGTGATTGATTATAAACACCAGGCTTTTTATTTAGTCCCGCAACAAAAATTTGTCACCGACCATAATTTATTCGGACTGGAGTTACGAAAAATTCGCAGCGGTGAATTTGTGATACGCTATGTTTTTCCTCAATTACCCGCAAGCAAGTTAGACCTTGAAGTCGGCGACCTTGTCACTAAAATAAACAGCAAAAACTCGTCGGATATTTCGTTAAGTCAATACAATGATATCGCTTCTGAAATTGGCACACACCAAATATGCATTCAACGGCAAAACCAGTGTTTTACTATTGAAGCAAAACATATCGAGGGATATTCAAATTTGTAG
- a CDS encoding DUF6265 family protein encodes MKIISVLLTFFFGFFCSYADARPCNSLRAVDWLLGSWRGTDGNNVIIESWQKVSPLTYEGLGETRSKASNALKGSESMRLVEMSNHVFYLAKVRHNELAVAFKLTRCSKRSAVFENPEHDFPQKLHYQLQGEHKLTVTVSNGKDEGFTINLDKRDVR; translated from the coding sequence ATGAAAATAATCAGTGTATTGCTCACGTTTTTTTTCGGTTTTTTCTGCTCGTATGCCGATGCCCGGCCTTGTAATTCCCTCAGAGCCGTTGACTGGCTGTTGGGGAGCTGGCGCGGGACCGATGGCAATAATGTGATAATCGAGTCATGGCAGAAAGTGAGTCCTTTGACTTATGAAGGGTTGGGGGAGACAAGATCTAAAGCGTCGAATGCCCTTAAAGGCAGCGAGTCGATGAGGCTTGTTGAAATGTCTAATCATGTTTTCTACCTGGCAAAAGTGAGACATAATGAGCTGGCAGTCGCTTTTAAGCTCACCCGGTGTTCAAAGCGCAGCGCCGTTTTTGAAAACCCCGAGCATGATTTTCCTCAAAAATTACATTATCAGCTCCAGGGCGAGCATAAATTAACCGTGACCGTCAGCAATGGTAAAGATGAAGGTTTTACCATTAATTTAGATAAGCGGGATGTCCGCTAG
- a CDS encoding DNA polymerase II, with translation MKNGFLLTRQSQDHGHGTVITLWLKTAQGAVKLLIENEQSVFFVINDQVAFAQKLLGEQQIAVSKISPLALKTFGQDEVTGFYFNTMRDFYSARDCLKTGGIKCYEDDFRPDDRYLMERFITAGIAFVGGQGAGNERLREVKTADGPGNQYLEVAKARCRPQQVDIDLVMVSIDIECAMDGTLYSIGAYSDSCQKVFMIGPAPADIDSREGGTSADYIVWIENEVQLLHSFLAWLREYDPDIIIGWNVINFDMDLLQKRCDKYGISFTIGRDNKPAYWRKNKNSEQKYLEIAGRVVLDGIDVLKTATYNFPSFTLDYVANALLGIGKKVEDVDNRLKEITDNFLHNKPALAAYNLEDCRLVWLIFEETLLLDFAKLRAQLTGLAIDRVGGSVAAFTNLYLPKLHRSGYVAPNMGDGHSGLVSPGGYVMDSIPGLYTNVLVLDFKSLYPSIIRTFKIDPMGMIEGLAAPDTSIPGFDGAYFSRGQHFLPDIIESLWSERDKAKRDKNAALSQAIKIIMNSFYGVLGSNGCRFYDPRLSGSITKRSHAILKTTQEWIEAKGYKVIYGDTDSIFVDISAEYNREQSRALGKELQDLINDKWQQTIRDDYGLQSQLEIEFETHFSKFLMPTIRGLDVGTKKRYAGLVENSGEQKIIFKGLESVRTDWTELAKIFQRELYHRVFNNLEVADYVKDMVAKTRAGAFDDCLVYRKRLRRKLKDYVKNVPPHVKAARLADEQNAKEGKPLRYQNKGWVEYFLTLNGPQTKEHLSAALDYDLYIERQLEAVADAILPFIGTSFAEITDAQLSLFS, from the coding sequence GTGAAAAATGGTTTTCTGCTTACCCGCCAATCGCAGGATCACGGCCACGGCACAGTGATCACCCTGTGGTTAAAAACGGCGCAGGGAGCGGTTAAGTTACTGATAGAAAATGAACAGTCGGTATTTTTTGTTATAAACGACCAGGTGGCCTTTGCCCAAAAGCTGTTAGGCGAGCAGCAGATAGCGGTCTCCAAAATATCTCCTCTAGCCTTAAAAACCTTTGGCCAGGATGAGGTCACAGGTTTTTATTTTAATACCATGCGGGACTTTTACAGCGCCCGCGATTGTTTAAAAACCGGCGGTATTAAATGTTATGAAGACGACTTTCGCCCGGATGATCGTTATTTGATGGAGCGTTTTATCACCGCCGGGATCGCTTTTGTCGGTGGGCAAGGTGCTGGTAACGAGCGTTTACGTGAGGTTAAAACCGCTGACGGCCCGGGCAATCAATACCTTGAAGTGGCCAAGGCCCGTTGTCGCCCGCAGCAGGTAGATATTGATTTGGTGATGGTATCAATTGATATTGAATGCGCCATGGACGGTACCCTGTATTCCATAGGCGCCTACAGTGATAGCTGTCAAAAAGTATTTATGATAGGCCCGGCGCCGGCCGATATTGATAGCCGGGAGGGCGGCACATCTGCTGACTATATTGTCTGGATAGAAAACGAAGTGCAGCTGCTGCATAGCTTTTTAGCCTGGCTGCGCGAGTATGATCCCGACATTATCATCGGCTGGAATGTTATCAACTTTGACATGGACCTGCTGCAAAAGCGCTGCGATAAATACGGCATCAGCTTTACTATTGGCCGCGACAACAAACCCGCTTATTGGCGTAAAAATAAAAACAGCGAACAAAAGTACCTGGAAATAGCCGGCCGCGTGGTGCTCGACGGTATCGATGTCTTAAAAACCGCCACCTATAATTTCCCGAGTTTTACCTTAGATTATGTCGCCAATGCCTTGCTCGGCATAGGAAAAAAAGTTGAAGATGTTGATAACCGCCTTAAAGAAATCACCGATAACTTTCTTCATAACAAACCGGCGCTGGCCGCCTATAACCTGGAAGATTGCCGCCTGGTATGGCTGATTTTCGAAGAAACTCTGTTGCTCGATTTTGCCAAACTCAGGGCACAACTGACCGGACTGGCGATTGACCGGGTTGGCGGCTCGGTGGCGGCTTTTACTAACTTATACCTGCCGAAACTGCACCGCAGCGGTTATGTCGCCCCCAATATGGGAGACGGCCATTCCGGCCTGGTATCTCCCGGCGGCTATGTGATGGACTCTATTCCCGGCCTTTATACCAATGTGCTGGTGCTGGACTTTAAAAGCCTGTACCCGAGTATTATCCGCACCTTTAAAATTGACCCTATGGGTATGATAGAAGGTTTAGCGGCACCGGATACCAGTATCCCGGGATTTGACGGTGCTTATTTCTCCCGCGGGCAGCATTTTCTGCCCGATATTATCGAGTCGTTATGGTCGGAGCGGGACAAGGCCAAGCGGGATAAAAATGCCGCCCTGTCGCAGGCGATTAAAATTATCATGAATTCTTTTTACGGTGTGCTTGGCTCTAACGGTTGTCGCTTCTATGACCCGCGCCTGTCCGGCTCTATCACCAAACGCAGCCATGCCATATTAAAAACCACCCAGGAGTGGATTGAAGCCAAGGGCTACAAGGTGATATACGGCGATACCGACTCGATATTTGTTGATATCAGCGCCGAGTATAACCGGGAGCAGAGCAGGGCGCTGGGCAAGGAATTGCAGGATTTAATCAATGACAAGTGGCAGCAAACCATTCGCGATGATTATGGCCTGCAAAGCCAATTGGAAATAGAATTCGAAACCCATTTTAGCAAGTTTTTAATGCCCACTATTCGCGGCCTGGATGTCGGTACGAAAAAACGTTATGCCGGTTTAGTGGAAAATAGCGGCGAACAAAAGATCATCTTCAAAGGCCTGGAAAGCGTGCGCACCGACTGGACCGAGCTGGCGAAAATATTTCAGCGGGAGTTATACCACAGGGTGTTTAACAATCTGGAAGTGGCGGATTATGTTAAAGATATGGTGGCGAAAACCCGCGCAGGAGCGTTTGATGATTGCCTGGTTTATCGCAAACGCCTGAGGCGAAAGCTAAAAGATTATGTGAAAAATGTGCCGCCCCATGTAAAAGCCGCCCGGCTGGCGGATGAGCAAAATGCGAAAGAGGGTAAACCGCTGCGCTATCAGAATAAGGGCTGGGTGGAATACTTTCTCACCTTAAACGGCCCGCAAACTAAAGAGCATTTATCGGCAGCACTGGATTATGATCTTTATATTGAGCGTCAACTGGAAGCGGTTGCGGATGCAATTTTACCTTTTATTGGTACCAGTTTTGCTGAAATTACCGATGCTCAGTTGAGTTTGTTTTCTTAA